CGGCCAGTATACGCTCCCAGAAACGCCGCGCGCTTTGCTCGCTGGCCCGGCGTGCCGGGCGCAGGCGCCGAACTTCGCGCTTACTTGCCATGAGAGCCCGGTTTATGGCGTTTTCATCAAAACGCTCCCGCAACCGTGTCAGCAACTCACTGATATGAAATGGGACGATCAAGGCAACCCCTCCACAATTTCGGGTTTATCTGTAGGCGGGCTCGCGTTTCAATTGTGTTAAGTGGCTCTATCAACATTCTTATGCTGATTAACACTATCACCGGAAGCAAATCGAGATGTTATGCCCCGGAAACCAAGAACAGTTTGGGGAATGAACTTACAAGGCTCAGTCTTGAGAACTGCCCCTTTAATGGTGCATGCGAGCACGCGTGCGGCGGGTCCGGTCGAGTGCGCACCGGAAAGAAGCCAGTCTGTGCGGTGACCGGGAATGTGCCCTGACAAATGTCTAGATGTTGTTCCTCAGTCGTTCTTTCATACGACTGTGGGCTTCCTTCGAACCGTCATGGAAAGTGCCGAACCACTTATCAAGCGGAATAAGGCCGTCCCCGTAATTCACCTCGAAGAAGCGATGATGGAGATAGTGAATATAGGCATGGGGGTCCATCGATCGGTTCTCGCCCAATTCAACCCGGTGAAAGCCGACATGCCCCGGGATCGCACCGAAGCCCGCGACGTGCAGCTGATAGATCGCTATCAGCGGATGGGAGGGCAGAATCAGGTGATAGAATATTGTTGCAAAATACAACAGGTGCTCCACCGGATGCATGGCCAAGGAGGACCACGGGCTCGGATTGACCGATTTGTGGTGAACCGAATGAACCCACTTGTACAGGAAGCGTGTGTGGATCAACCGGTGAATGCAATAGAAATGAAACTCGTGGATCACCGGTACAATCAAGCATAGGCACGCAAATATGAGCCAGTTTTGTCCGGGGTCGATCAACCTTCCCCAGCCATTGGCGAAGCCGTACAGAACCAAAATCTGCAGGAGCGTCCATATGGGCACACCCGAGAGGAGTGTACGAAGCACATTTTCCGTGTTTTGCGATTCGAACCAGAAGCGCTTCGACGGCGTATCGGAGGGAAATCTGCTGTTGTATTTGAACCGCGTGCCTTGCGCGCGTTGAATGTAGAGCCTCAATTCGAAGACAAAATACCAGGCAAGGACAGCCAGCACATTGATGATGAACAGGCGCCCCGTCCAGTTCCATGACAAGCTGCGCATGTCTTCCAGCGGCGGCACGACCCAGACCCACCACAATATGGCCGATACAAAGAAAATCACGTTATAGGGCAGGAAGTAACTCGGCAGCCATTTCAACAACTGCACAGGTCTTGGCGGAAACACGAAGAGAGGGGCCGTCGCCGCCGGCTGCTTCGGGGTCCAGTTCCCTCGTTCGTCGCGGGCGCCATACTCAAGATCGTCCATTGTTATCCTCTCTCCCGTTCTCAGCTGCAGACACCTTGCGTTCTAAGGCAGCGATTTCCGCGCGCTTCGAACCTGCTCTCCGATCAGACGCTCATCGCATCCCGGCGAAAAAACACACGCGATGCCGGGACGGGTTTGGCCAGGAGCAAGGCCCCGGGGCCGATAATCTGATTGTTTTTTGGAATGTCCTGAATCGCGGCCCGTTTCGTGC
This portion of the Hoeflea prorocentri genome encodes:
- a CDS encoding sterol desaturase family protein; the encoded protein is MDDLEYGARDERGNWTPKQPAATAPLFVFPPRPVQLLKWLPSYFLPYNVIFFVSAILWWVWVVPPLEDMRSLSWNWTGRLFIINVLAVLAWYFVFELRLYIQRAQGTRFKYNSRFPSDTPSKRFWFESQNTENVLRTLLSGVPIWTLLQILVLYGFANGWGRLIDPGQNWLIFACLCLIVPVIHEFHFYCIHRLIHTRFLYKWVHSVHHKSVNPSPWSSLAMHPVEHLLYFATIFYHLILPSHPLIAIYQLHVAGFGAIPGHVGFHRVELGENRSMDPHAYIHYLHHRFFEVNYGDGLIPLDKWFGTFHDGSKEAHSRMKERLRNNI